CTAGTGGTTAGAAATCGGCGCTCTCATCGCCGCCGCCCCCGTTCGATTCCCGTTTAGAGGTCTAgtaattttcgttttttttactTGTGCAACCTGTCACAATGAATTTAATCGGTTATTACACATACATACCATGTTACATTGCAAACCTATCAATACCACTATAAAAATATATTATATGTCATTGTATACTTTTGAATAAATCTATGGTTAATGCTACATTTATGACATGAATATAAAAATATCCTCCTTCGACACGGATTTGAAACCGCGATCTAAGGATATAAGCATTCACCGTTCTgcagtcctccgctctaccatCTGACATCATTTTCCCTCATTTGTGAGTTAGCTTGGATTGTTTTTTAATTAGGAAACTGGAAACGCACGTTTGTTCTCTATCGGGGAATGTGCGAACAACAGGCAAATGTATATCTTTTAGGCGCATTTATGAGGAAAAGGTTCCTTTTTCGATCCGGATTTCAGCATTTAGTGTTCTAGTCTTCCGCTCTCGCAACTGAGTTATGGATTTTAGAGAACTGTGGATAAACTTGAAATGTTTTGAATTCTTCTGTATGATTGGATTCGTACACCTAGACTATTCTTTAAGAAACTGGAAATGCACATATTATTCTCTATTGGGGGATGTGCGAACAACAGGTAAAACTATTTTTGGGGGCGCattgatgaaaaaaaaaaggttcttccttcgagccggatttgaaccagcgacctaaggattTCAGCATTTTGCGTtctacagtcctccgctctaccaactgagctatcgaagGGACATGGAGAAATCTTTGGAGCAAAAGGTACATGTTTGTATCGGAGCATTGAGTTTAGTCTTCTCTACCGGATGTTGATCAACGTCGACCATTCAGCAATCGTGAGATTTCCGTGTATTGAGCGCTCGTCAGATCTGTCGACATGTCTCCAAACGGGTCTTTCCAGGCACAACTTTCTTCAATTATGGAGACGCTGACGACGTCTGCCGTTGCAGAGATTACAAAACTGGTCGATTACAGTTCTGCCCTTCTATTCTCGGAGATATCCCGACAACAGGGAGAGAACGACGCTCTTCGGAAGGCATTGTACTGTATGCAAATCGAGCTCGGGACCGAGAGACCAAAGCGGGGCACCTCTTCTGTTGATATATCTTTAGAAGTTCAGCTTTGCGACGAGATCCGTAAGTTGAGTGTGACGGTGTTCTCTTATAGCGACTGTAGCTAGCTCTGTGTAATCAtgcatgttgaaagtcactatAAGTAGCAAACATCACCATTTTATTGTTGTGTGCAGAGAATAATAAAGGCGTGGGGGACCACTGGTTTCCGGACAAGCAGTTGGTTGTGAGTGAGAGGCACTATGAAGTGGATGCTGCCATCGAATTGGGAGAAACCAGTGCACCGCAGCGCAGAACAGTGAAGGAAGAAGTTGGTTGACACTCATATTTATGGTGTCTGGTCCCTGAACTGCTGCATGTCAATGTTGGCCTAGCTATATGGATGGTGTATTGTATAAATTAATTATAAGACTAGGATGGAACAACACCTCTCATTATGTTCTTGTTTTACCAAATTgcccactttaaaaaaaaatctttaacgGCATATTGACAACCAATGAATAGCGAGTGTAGCGGTCCATGTTTTCATATCACATTAGAAACCCAGTGTGTCAGAGAGAAAAGTATTGATCTAAAATACGAAGTTCCTGTCGGTCAGTGGCAGTCACTCACCCATGTTGTTCAGTTTGTGTCCACATACAACGTTAGCTTTGGAGTGCAATGGCTTGTATGTTATAGAAGTGGTATAATGATAGTTTAAACATTTAACCTCCTATTTGTTGCAGTGTCCTGACGTGAAACAGGTCATTTTACAACCAGACCCTAAAGGTGAGGACAGGCCGGAGGAGGTTGTGGAGGCTAGTCACCCGGAGGAAGCAGAGCACATCATTATCGGTGGAGAAGGAAATGGTAGTTATATCTGACAATACTACTAACACTGTGATCATGTTGACAGTGTTCTGTTGTGTGAACTGCACTTTTTCTACCTGTGTTTACTGGCCCTTCTCTATTTGAatatgtgcatgtatgtatgctaGGAGCCGCAACCAACATTTCCCAACAGGGATAAACCAGTAGTTAGCTTATCTATCTTATGTTAAAACCGACTTTAAATGAAAACTAACTTGAATGTTATAACGCATGTTGTTCTGATACTTCCCACTAAACTACGTTGTCATTGTCAACAAATGCTCAAAAACCGTCACTTGACTCTCACTGTTTCTGCAGGTGGCCTGTCCCTAAAAGATGATTTCCAGGCCATGGACGAGAGCCAGTCAGAGGCGTACCACAGCTCCACAGCAGAGCCCGAGGAAGAAGACACCAGCCAAGACTTCAGCGAGGAGCTGGAGATGTGGGTCAAGTCTGAGCCGGGGTCAGAGAGCGACACCGTAAGCTTCACCCCCAGTGTTGCAGAAAACAAGATGGTCGACCACCTCACGGGCAGGGAAATGCACGCCTGTTCATACTGCAACAAACGCTTCAACTACCGTAGCCAGGTGATAATCCACGAGCGGGTTCACACGAGGGAGAGGCCGTTCGTCTGCAAGCAGTGCGGCAAGGGTTTCTCCCAGATTAACAACCTCAAGAAGCACCAGCTCTgtcacaggggaggggaggggaatcACGAGTGCGGGGAGTGTGGAAAGGCGTTCTGCCACACCCAGAGCCTGAAGAATCACATGGTGGCAGCTCACGGCTTCGGTTCAAGGTTGGACTGCGAGACATGCGGCAAGACGTTTCACAATAAGAAAGCTCTCATCGCACACTCCACCAGTCACAGCAGGGCTTTTGGCTGCGAGATATGCGGGAAGGCTTTCGGTACGAAACAAACTCTTAAGACCCACCAGTTCACTCACACGGGGGAGCGTCCGTTCATCTGCAACTACTGCGGCAAGAGCTTTGCCTACCTCTGTAACCTTAAAACTCACAAGAGGGTTCACACTGGGGAGAAACCCTTTGGCTGTGAGCTGTGTGGCAAGTGTTTCACTCAGAAACACTGCCTGGAGAAACACTTGTGTGTAGATTAAAGAGCTGTAGCTATACAGAGTAACTGCAGCAAACTACCGTCTATGTTTACTTGTTGGCACCAAATGTTCCATGGCTGTAACATTCTAATCTGCGTTCTGACTAGAATGTTGTGGTCTTGTAGtatgggtaccagtctgtttagctaacgTTCCACTCCTTGTGCTATGGGCCACAGAGACTGGCCTTTCTTCAATCTCAGCGTTTAATATGCAGCTGGATTTTGTGAGGAGTTGCTGATTTGTTGTTGGAAATAACGTTATTGTTTGGCAATGGCACAGAGTACAAGGAGTGGTatgttagctaaacagactggtacccatgCTAGTGGTCTTGTGCTATCATGGGGGAAATTCTAAACCTAAAACCAAGTTTGTTGAACTCTGCGTATTCTATTGCTTTGTTGAGGAGACTTGAGTGTTTCTAGTAAAGTGTCTACATGTGTGTGGGACAGATTGACCTGTGCATACATATATTGTTTTTTCttataatatcacattgttattTTAGGTAATTTGATCAATGTTTAGTTCAATTTTAGCTGACATTTTAATTTGCACGATTACGAAGTACATCGACAGTTACTACTACAACTTCTATCATTACTGTGGCGGTAACAATAGTGTGAGGGGATTGACACAAAGCCAAATCACCCCTTCACATTCTGATTGGACAGAAATAGATCTCCCCCTGTTGAGTTAGGTTTCtctcaaagtttattggtcatcACTAGCTTCCACAGCTACAAAGTCACAAATTTGCCCGTTTCTACAGTTTCTCTTCTTACATttagattttaaacctaaccacactgctattcTTATACCTAACCTTAACATGAAGAGCACAAATGaaaatacatacatttttacGACAGAGCCAGTTTTGACCTTGCGGCTAGTGAAAACAAAGTTTATTCTGATCAGGGTCGTTTTCCCTACTGACCTTTTTTACTGTACTACAAATATTAGCCTACACatattttatttgtttgttttaacaAATGTAATTTTGACAAATCAGCTGGTATTCACTGTGTACATGATATCCAATCCATGCTTTAACGTTGTAATGATAAAATATTGTATTCTGTCCTGATTCTGTCCACATATATAGCATAACATATACTGTTGTATTTCATTGGGAAAACAGTTCTTGACAATATGTATTTGACTTGGTCTGGGTATTAAGTATTGCTAGAATAACTGTTGATTTCTTTCACTTTCATcttaaagcggcaatcagcagCAGAAACGATAACAAAGCGTCCGAGCCACCCCTGTTTTTGGTAACAAAGCGTCCGAGCCACCCCTGTTTTTGGTAACAAAGCGTCCGAGCC
The Oncorhynchus tshawytscha isolate Ot180627B unplaced genomic scaffold, Otsh_v2.0 Un_contig_7504_pilon_pilon, whole genome shotgun sequence genome window above contains:
- the LOC112237795 gene encoding zinc finger and SCAN domain-containing protein 2; translated protein: MSPNGSFQAQLSSIMETLTTSAVAEITKLVDYSSALLFSEISRQQGENDALRKALYCMQIELGTERPKRGTSSVDISLEVQLCDEIQNNKGVGDHWFPDKQLVVSERHYEVDAAIELGETSAPQRRTVKEECPDVKQVILQPDPKGEDRPEEVVEASHPEEAEHIIIGGEGNGGLSLKDDFQAMDESQSEAYHSSTAEPEEEDTSQDFSEELEMWVKSEPGSESDTVSFTPSVAENKMVDHLTGREMHACSYCNKRFNYRSQVIIHERVHTRERPFVCKQCGKGFSQINNLKKHQLCHRGGEGNHECGECGKAFCHTQSLKNHMVAAHGFGSRLDCETCGKTFHNKKALIAHSTSHSRAFGCEICGKAFGTKQTLKTHQFTHTGERPFICNYCGKSFAYLCNLKTHKRVHTGEKPFGCELCGKCFTQKHCLEKHLCVD